From the Drosophila sechellia strain sech25 chromosome X, ASM438219v1, whole genome shotgun sequence genome, the window ATGCAAAGAATGGTCGCCGGGTGCATGGTCTCCCAGCCAGAGGGTAGCTCCGTACGCACTGGCGGCTTCTTTGGTTCCTTCGGCGCGGCGGGAACTGGAGTTCCGGCATCCCCTCCGGCCTGCTGGGCAGCATTGGCCGAAGGGTGCATCTCGGGTACGACATAGCCCTCGCGCTCCCACTCCGTGAACAGCTTGTAGATGGCAAACGAAGCCAGATTCAACATGGGCAGATCATCATCCGGTGCATCGGCCTCATCCTCGTTAGTGTCTATTGGCTCCGCACCTATCTCCACCTGGTGAATACGGGGAGGCTTAGGCGTCATCttcgcaattataaaatcgcGCCAAGCCTTCTCGCAGGCCGCGTTCTTGGCTGTCATCTTTGAGGTACCCTTGCCCACGTACTGAGTCGAGTTCACAGTGACAACGGCCGTGAATCCCCCGTGGGTATTGATGTCGATGGTGAAATCGCTGATGGTCACGCCCTTAACCTCGTTGAGGGCCATCAGAGCGTTTTTGGGGAGCATGGACTTGCGCAGCTGCCGATTCCGTCGCAGCTTCTTGTCCCGAGTGCGTTCTACGATCGAGTTAAAAGACATGTATGTTATTGTAAAAATGTTAAGTAATTTCCAGTCTGTCCTTTCATAAGAACTCTAGtgattcgtgtgtgtgtgcgataaaAGTCTGGGAAAACTGTTCACCAAAGAATTCCACGCTTACCAGACGACTTCTTCCGCTTTTGGaagatctttttaaatgggatCTTGCCCCCGATGCCGCTGGCACTGGTATTGTCCTCTATAATGTCGACGGACGGTTCATCGTCGACAGAGATCGGCTCCTCCTTGATGATAACTGGCAAGGGCAGCTTCGAGGCGATGGCGTCCGCATCCGGATTTTGCTGCTGGACGGACGAGTTCGGCACTTGAACGGGGACAGGAGTCGATGGCTGCTGAACAGCCACCGGAGTGGCCGGTGTCGGATATGAAGCCACCGGAGGAGAcagctgctcctggacatTGGCGGCCTGCAACGGCATTTGGATCAAAGGCTTGACGGTGGCATTGGGATTCTGCGTTTGCGAAAGAGTTAACCGATTAGTTAGCAAAGGCAACGGGCTGGTCCAGTGGGTCGACAGAAAAGCGACTCGCTGGCCAACGGAAACCATCAAGTCGTCAAGTTACCCGGAAGCGTCAGGGTGGTCGGCTGGTCAACTTAAAACCATAGTTCAGGAAATAGCCATGGCCATTCCTGCGACCCAAGTGCCCCGAAACGAAACTCTGCACCAGCGGAGCCACCTGCCCAGCGACTGTGGATCTAGGGTAGGGTAACAATTCCCTCATTCATTTTAAGGGGTTAAAAACACCAAAGTccgattaacaaataaatgcagtcttatggtgagttaatttttcgctaatgtattctgttgcagcgaggttcgagaaaatcaaattctaattctaatacaattttctccgatatgcaaaaatagagtaatttttaatgactaGTGCTCCATAAGTTGCACAattctaaaataagttaaattaattctttctattttagtAAGAAACAAATCAAACACGAATTCATTTTGGACTTGGAATAGTATAGTTATGGGATCCTTCGGTCATCG encodes:
- the LOC6620668 gene encoding double-stranded RNA-specific editase 1 isoform X4, whose amino-acid sequence is MPLQAANVQEQLSPPVASYPTPATPVAVQQPSTPVPVQVPNSSVQQQNPDADAIASKLPLPVIIKEEPISVDDEPSVDIIEDNTSASGIGGKIPFKKIFQKRKKSSERTRDKKLRRNRQLRKSMLPKNALMALNEVKGVTISDFTIDINTHGGFTAVVTVNSTQYVGKGTSKMTAKNAACEKAWRDFIIAKMTPKPPRIHQVEIGAEPIDTNEDEADAPDDDLPMLNLASFAIYKLFTEWEREGYVVPEMHPSANAAQQAGGDAGTPVPAAPKEPKKPPVRTELPSGWETMHPATILCIMRPGLSYSDYGSSGDNTTGMQHLGITVDNQEFHAHGRSKKIARLNVAVKVCNSLFGTNFAYGDTV
- the LOC6620668 gene encoding double-stranded RNA-specific editase 1 isoform X3 encodes the protein MEGKLRPLTANNKPFVFGGIYAANVQEQLSPPVASYPTPATPVAVQQPSTPVPVQVPNSSVQQQNPDADAIASKLPLPVIIKEEPISVDDEPSVDIIEDNTSASGIGGKIPFKKIFQKRKKSSERTRDKKLRRNRQLRKSMLPKNALMALNEVKGVTISDFTIDINTHGGFTAVVTVNSTQYVGKGTSKMTAKNAACEKAWRDFIIAKMTPKPPRIHQVEIGAEPIDTNEDEADAPDDDLPMLNLASFAIYKLFTEWEREGYVVPEMHPSANAAQQAGGDAGTPVPAAPKEPKKPPVRTELPSGWETMHPATILCIMRPGLSYSDYGSSGDNTTGMQHLGITVDNQEFHAHGRSKKIARLNVAVKVCNSLFGTNFAYGDTV
- the LOC6620668 gene encoding double-stranded RNA-specific editase 1 isoform X1, whose protein sequence is MVSVGQRVAFLSTHWTSPLPLLTNRLTLSQTQNPNATVKPLIQMPLQAANVQEQLSPPVASYPTPATPVAVQQPSTPVPVQVPNSSVQQQNPDADAIASKLPLPVIIKEEPISVDDEPSVDIIEDNTSASGIGGKIPFKKIFQKRKKSSERTRDKKLRRNRQLRKSMLPKNALMALNEVKGVTISDFTIDINTHGGFTAVVTVNSTQYVGKGTSKMTAKNAACEKAWRDFIIAKMTPKPPRIHQVEIGAEPIDTNEDEADAPDDDLPMLNLASFAIYKLFTEWEREGYVVPEMHPSANAAQQAGGDAGTPVPAAPKEPKKPPVRTELPSGWETMHPATILCIMRPGLSYSDYGSSGDNTTGMQHLGITVDNQEFHAHGRSKKIARLNVAVKVCNSLFGTNFAYGDTV
- the LOC6620668 gene encoding double-stranded RNA-specific editase 1 isoform X2, which gives rise to MEGKLRPLTANNKPFVFGGIYNPNATVKPLIQMPLQAANVQEQLSPPVASYPTPATPVAVQQPSTPVPVQVPNSSVQQQNPDADAIASKLPLPVIIKEEPISVDDEPSVDIIEDNTSASGIGGKIPFKKIFQKRKKSSERTRDKKLRRNRQLRKSMLPKNALMALNEVKGVTISDFTIDINTHGGFTAVVTVNSTQYVGKGTSKMTAKNAACEKAWRDFIIAKMTPKPPRIHQVEIGAEPIDTNEDEADAPDDDLPMLNLASFAIYKLFTEWEREGYVVPEMHPSANAAQQAGGDAGTPVPAAPKEPKKPPVRTELPSGWETMHPATILCIMRPGLSYSDYGSSGDNTTGMQHLGITVDNQEFHAHGRSKKIARLNVAVKVCNSLFGTNFAYGDTV